One window of Pieris napi chromosome 14, ilPieNapi1.2, whole genome shotgun sequence genomic DNA carries:
- the LOC125055738 gene encoding tyrosine-protein phosphatase non-receptor type 23 isoform X1 has protein sequence MEAVPKFAFISFELKVSPESTHFGPKLKQYIAEVYREDPESYANEMHQLEGLRSAAVRPTVDSAGLKALNRYFCQLRAMQSRFPMAKGQPAACMFVWKDLYANMNCSLADLRFEMACILYNIGALHTQLASFETRTSADSLKLACQHFQNAAWAFQYLREQYPQPSGADVSSEILKLLQEICFAQAQECILDKSRQDTRKPSVIGSVATQVLHFYKNSMAILGPSTGTDNIHEIIGTKLYNNWYRHLSFKASYIGCIVSLYQGISAEEQQKMGERVACYQLAVDKLNEARKLAKYIEPVQATQEGLTFTNDIVEGKRKAAKNENEFIYHEEVPEQDMLTEMKPVCLVKAVAIDFNDPEVAGTDVFARLVPLGAHEAASLYSERKAQLLRQVGAQADAKDLELTEFLSSLQLDQLDRLDDDDQKIPQEVVDRCAAMNADTDMITTLAGSMNALAELITDVEHALADIEAVIQEENEAEKRYQKAMGPRPPSLVQTELARELHKYREAHARTADSNAVLHKAMTLHIANLQSLARPLSELMGALPGVARLPAPDRDAMREMRRVLAKAHEMRAQRHALLDELRVALAADDVTPRLLADPASDRDRLFDLEIEKHTPRVKIIEQNLAAQENVINRLTSLYAAYGDSRRLLADVLRKRDATLNGLITSYDSFGELVNKSTKGLEFYRKLQHNLTALLARARSVCQVQREERAQLGEAAPAPLAGPAPVAAAAAAPAPASSAAPKLKDYLPYMKNRTSSRTVPPQGPSQPQPASSPEFFCPSAVRPAPLGSEATDVGLVGGLPDGVSSGAYAQSPPPYAPSDFDAYPSKYGNPTDGPDDVQNYNLYGSSRQFPVPAPEMLYRPFAPAGPTPSVDATFDLSSDVARMHVGGEYAQTYFSVQYPASSCDVATYSRAPQDIHTSSTAHAPHALNYPYARIERADPFADPRAPPASSSAYSTVSVPVPLAFQSYAAPPESGANVLYYDSNSFTAGDQTPRWADGSDPNINVNLSVSSGFAPGAYGSEMRTPGPYDVPTSGVDPALARFDELDRPIRSHAKGEALSAGPMPMPSYVTLDYVPDPVSQTPNAAAGQGYGAQYGQSYQNHPGYTYNVATGNYDYSYGSQNSYFAYERPADLEPQRDAANASREIGGVYTSAGHYDTVQSPAETPQETAPDPGLHFGGPAPSVDVSVAPAPQAAAGEEIASEPLPPSAPAEEGEPTAFDLLSDIDFSVDRKPLTPEINVPRIPESARILEPAIAPRVAPSPAPEEEEPTGRPAEGNLFSDPGTVNRFTQEVKHLQNLVASLSNGSPGGDGSTSLDAAWRRVLDVCEAQKREDAKRSKGTAADRSPDSRLTLRSDLDARYYKQLGPHAIPLVICKRPDDANVETFWKAMFEKKIGCVVCCQTETETETQSAIFLTSAGDVTVTPEPPRSTAHWSERRLRLRVSPHAREHALTFLRPHAAPAGTSDSSRVALCDAALRASGRGGVCLLCDGGGRGASTALLLAVVCQVRAGRVDLAETLSTGMASLSRGGSAAGDPVDLLRSVLFYAQGVLRSGKAPLRSGAPRVSEPRDSANVSSDSPGSPTFKGEPAAAPSAAAAPAPRPTSHRNKFSRESFEEMRQAAGLKSGDMTDPLNFLDPLWTLKKK, from the exons ATGGAGGCAGTACCAAAATTTGCTTTTATAAGTTTTGAGCTAAAGGTTAGCCCAGAAAGTACGCATTTTGGGCCAAAACTAAAACAA tATATAGCAGAGGTGTATCGAGAGGATCCTGAAAGTTATGCGAACGAAATGCATCAGTTAGAAGGCTTGCGATCTGCTGCTGTACGGCCGACGGTTGATTCTGCAGGACTCAAAGCTTTAAACAGATACTTTTGTCAACTGCGTGCTATGCAGAGTCGATTTCCGATGGCTAAAGGACAACCTGCTGCTTGCATGTTTGTTTg GAAGGATCTATATGCGAATATGAATTGTTCATTGGCAGACTTGCGATTTGAGATGGCATGTATTCTGTATAACATAGGGGCTCTTCATACTCAACTAGCATCATTTGAAACACGTACATCGGCAGACAGTCTGAAACTTGCATGTCAGCATTTTCAAAATGCCGCATGGGCTTTCCAGTACTTAAGAGAACAATACCCTCAACCGTCTGGGGCAGATGTGTCTTCAGAGattcttaaattattacaagagATATGTTTTGCACAAGCTCAAGAGTGTATATTGGACAAAAGCAGACAGGATACAAGGAAACCCAGTGTTATCG GTTCTGTAGCAACACAggttttacatttttacaaaaactcaatGGCTATACTGGGTCCCTCGACGGGGACAGATAACATCCATGAGATAATCGGCACCAAATTATACAACAACTGGTATCGCCACTTGTCCTTTAAGGCCTCCTACATTGGTTGCATTGTTTCGTTATATCAAG GAATAAGTGCTGAAGAACAGCAGAAAATGGGTGAGCGTGTCGCTTGCTACCAGCTTGCTGTCGATAAATTGAATGAAGCTCGAAAGTTAGCAAAATACATCGAACCAGTGCAAGCGACCCAAGAAGGTCTCACCTTCACAAACGACATAGTTGAGGGCAAACGAAAAGCCGCCAAGAACGAAAATGAGTTTATATACCATGAAGAAGTTCCCGAACAAGATATGCTAACTGAAATGAAGCCCGTGTGCTTAGTAAAAGCTGTAGCGATCGATTTCAACGACCCCGAG GTGGCGGGCACCGACGTGTTCGCTCGGCTGGTGCCTCTGGGCGCGCACGAGGCGGCCTCGCTGTACTCGGAGCGGAAGGCGCAGCTTCTGAGGCAAGTGGGCGCCCAGGCCGACGCCAAGGATCTAGAGCTCACGGAGTTCCTGTCGTCGCTTCAGCTCGATCAGCTGGACCGTCTGGACGATGACGACCAAAA GATTCCGCAGGAGGTCGTGGACCGATGTGCGGCCATGAACGCCGACACGGACATGATCACCACCCTCGCCGGCTCCATGAACGCTCTCGCTGAACTCATCACCGACGTCGAGCACGCGCTCGCGGACATCGAGGCCGTCATACAG GAGGAGAACGAGGCGGAGAAGCGGTACCAGAAGGCGATGGGCCCGCGGCCGCCGTCGCTGGTGCAGACGGAGCTGGCCAGGGAGCTGCACAAGTACCGCGAGGCGCACGCGCGCACCGCCGACAGCAACGCCGTGCTGCACAAGGCCATGACGCTGCACATCGCCAACCTGCAGTCGCTGGCGCGTCCGCTGTCCGAGCTGATGGGCGCGCTGCCCGGCGTCGCGCGGTTGCCCGCCCCGGACCGCGACGCGATGCGCGAGATGCGCCGGGTGCTCGCCAAGGCGCACGAAATGCGCGCGCAGCGCCACGCCCTGCTGGACGAGCTGCGCGTCGCGCTCGCCGCCGACGACGTGACGCCTCGACTGCTGGCCGACCCCGCGAGCGACCGCGACCGCCTCTTCGACCTCGAGATCGAAAAGCACACCCCCCGGGTCAAGATAATCGAACAGAATTTGGCGGCCCAGGAGAACGTCATCAACCGCCTGACCTCGCTGTACGCCGCGTACGGGGACTCGCGGCGCCTGCTCGCCGACGTGCTGCGCAAGCGAGACGCCACGCTCAACG GTCTGATAACGTCGTACGACAGCTTCGGCGAGCTCGTCAACAAGTCGACCAAGGGGCTGGAGTTCTACCGCAAGCTCCAACACAACTTGACGGCGCTGCTCGCGCGGGCCCGCTCCGTTTGTCAGGTGCAGCGCGAGGAGCGAGCCCAACTCGGCGAAGCCGCCCCCGCCCCGCTCGCCGGCCCCGCTCCGGTCGCCGCCGCCGCCGCAGCTCCCGCTCCCGCTTCCTCGGCTGCGCCCAAGCTCAAAGACTATCTGCCCTACATGAAGAACAGGACGTCGTCCAGGACGGTCCCGCCACAAG GTCCCTCGCAGCCGCAGCCCGCTTCGTCGCCCGAATTCTTCTGCCCCTCGGCCGTCCGCCCCGCGCCCCTCGGCTCCGAAG CCACGGACGTCGGCCTCGTCGGGGGTCTCCCGGACGGCGTGTCGTCGGGGGCCTACGCCCAGAGTCCGCCCCCCTACGCGCCCTCCGATTTCGACGCCTACCCGTCCAAGTACGGGAATCCCACCGACGGACCCGACGATGTCCAAAACTACAATCTCTACGGCTCCTCGCGACAGTTCCCGGTTCCGGCGCCGGAGATGCTCTACCGCCCGTTCGCCCCCGCGGGCCCGACGCCGTCGGTCGACGCGACCTTCGACCTGAGCTCCGACGTGGCGCGGATGCACGTGGGCGGCGAGTACGCGCAGACGTACTTCAGCGTGCAGTACCCGGCCAGCAGCTGCGACGTCGCCACGTACAGTCGGGCGCCGCAGGACATCCACACGAGCAGCACGGCGCACGCGCCTCACGCTCTCAACTACCCCTACGCGCGGATCGAGCGAGCCGACCCCTTCGCCGACCCCCGAGCTCCGCCGGCCTCGTCGAGCGCGTACTCGACGGTGTCGGTCCCGGTCCCTCTCGCGTTCCAGTCCTACGCCGCCCCTCCCGAGTCGGGGGCGAACGTTCTGTACTACGACTCCAACTCTTTCACCGCCGGCGACCAGACGCCCCGCTGGGCCGACGGCTCCGATCCCAATATAAACGTGAATCTTAGCGTTTCGAGCGGATTCGCTCCGGGCGCCTACGGCTCCGAGATGCGGACGCCGGGCCCCTACGACGTTCCGACCTCCGGGGTCGACCCCGCTCTGGCTCGGTTCGACGAACTAGACAGACCTATAAGATCCCACGCCAAGGGGGAGGCCCTGTCCGCCGGGCCGATGCCGATGCCGAGTTACGTGACGCTCGACTACGTTCCGGATCCGGTTTCCCAAACTCCGAACGCGGCGGCGGGCCAGGGGTACGGGGCGCAGTACGGCCAGAGCTACCAGAACCATCCCGGGTACACGTACAACGTCGCCACCGGAAACTACGACTACAGCTACGGCTCCCAGAACTCCTACTTCGCCTACGAGCGACCGGCCGACCTCGAACCCCAGAGAGACGCGGCGAACGCGAGTCGGGAGATCGGCGGCGTGTACACCAGCGCCGGACACTACGACACGGTGCAGTCCCCGGCCGAAACCCCGCAGGAGACCGCGCCGGACCCGGGACTCCACTTCGGCGGCCCGGCCCCGTCCGTCGACGTCTCGGTCGCGCCCGCTCCGCAAG CGGCGGCTGGCGAGGAGATCGCGAGCGAGCCGCTCCCTCCCTCCGCCCCCGCGGAGGAGGGGGAACCGACCGCCTTCGATCTGCTCTCCGACATAGATTTCAGCGTCGACCGAAAACCGTTGACTCCCGAAATAAACGTCCCCCGGATCCCGGAGAGCGCCCGGATCCTCGAGCCTGCGATCGCTCCGAGGGTCGCTCCGAGTCCCGCGCCGGAGGAGGAGGAGCCGACGGGGCGACCCGCCGAAGGGAATCTCTTCTCGGACCCCGGCACCGTCAACCGGTTCACCCAGGAGgttaaacatttacaaaatctGGTCGCTTCCCTGTCGAACGGGAGCCCCGGCGGCGACGGGTCGACGTCGCTCGACGCCGCCTGGAGACGAGTGCTGGACGTTTGCGAGGCGCAA AAACGAGAAGACGCGAAGAGGTCGAAGGGCACAGCCGCGGATAGATCGCCCGACTCGAGATTGACGCTCAGATCCGATCTCGACGCCCGCTATTATAAG CAACTGGGGCCTCATGCGATCCCCCTCGTGATATGTAAACGTCCCGACGACGCCAACGTCGAAACGTTCTGGAAAGCGATGTTTGAGAAAAAGATCGGTTGCGTCGTCTGCTGCCAGACGGAGACGGAGACCGAG ACGCAGAGCGCGATCTTCCTCACGTCCGCCGGCGACGTCACGGTGACGCCGGAACCTCCGCGTTCGACCGCGCACTGGAGCGAGCGCCGTCTGCGCCTGCGCGTCTCGCCCCACGCCCGCGAGCACGCGCTCACGTTCCTCCGGCCGCACGCGGCGCCCGCCGG GACGTCGGACTCGTCGCGGGTGGCCCTGTGCGACGCGGCGCTGCGAGCGAGCGGCCGGGGCGGGGTGTGCCTCCTCTGCGACGGCGGAGGCCGAGGCGCTTCGACGGCGCTGCTGTTGGCCGTCGTGTGCCAAGTGCGCGCCGGGCGCGTGGACCTCGCCG AGACCTTATCGACGGGGATGGCGTCTCTGAGTCGAGGAGGCAGCGCAGCGGGAGACCCCGTCGACCTGCTCCGCTCGGTGCTCTTCTACGCGCAGGGCGTTCTGCGCTCCGGTAAAGCCCCGCTCCGCTCCGGCGCTCCTCGCGTCTCGGAACCTCGGGACTCAGCTAACGTTTCCTCCGATTCGCCAGGTTCCCCGACGTTCAAAGGAGAGCCGGCGGCGGCGCCGAGCGCGGCGGCGGCCCCGGCTCCCCGGCCGACGTCGCATCGGAACAAGTTCAGCCGCGAGTCCTTCGAGGAGATGCGGCAGGCGGCGGGACTCAAGAGCGGCGACATGACCGACCCCCTGAACTTCCTGGATCCGCTTTGGACCCTCAAAAAGAAATAG
- the LOC125055738 gene encoding tyrosine-protein phosphatase non-receptor type 23 isoform X2 — translation MEAVPKFAFISFELKVSPESTHFGPKLKQYIAEVYREDPESYANEMHQLEGLRSAAVRPTVDSAGLKALNRYFCQLRAMQSRFPMAKGQPAACMFVWKDLYANMNCSLADLRFEMACILYNIGALHTQLASFETRTSADSLKLACQHFQNAAWAFQYLREQYPQPSGADVSSEILKLLQEICFAQAQECILDKSRQDTRKPSVIGSVATQVLHFYKNSMAILGPSTGTDNIHEIIGTKLYNNWYRHLSFKASYIGCIVSLYQGISAEEQQKMGERVACYQLAVDKLNEARKLAKYIEPVQATQEGLTFTNDIVEGKRKAAKNENEFIYHEEVPEQDMLTEMKPVCLVKAVAIDFNDPEVAGTDVFARLVPLGAHEAASLYSERKAQLLRQVGAQADAKDLELTEFLSSLQLDQLDRLDDDDQKIPQEVVDRCAAMNADTDMITTLAGSMNALAELITDVEHALADIEAVIQEENEAEKRYQKAMGPRPPSLVQTELARELHKYREAHARTADSNAVLHKAMTLHIANLQSLARPLSELMGALPGVARLPAPDRDAMREMRRVLAKAHEMRAQRHALLDELRVALAADDVTPRLLADPASDRDRLFDLEIEKHTPRVKIIEQNLAAQENVINRLTSLYAAYGDSRRLLADVLRKRDATLNGLITSYDSFGELVNKSTKGLEFYRKLQHNLTALLARARSVCQVQREERAQLGEAAPAPLAGPAPVAAAAAAPAPASSAAPKLKDYLPYMKNRTSSRTVPPQGPSQPQPASSPEFFCPSAVRPAPLGSEATDVGLVGGLPDGVSSGAYAQSPPPYAPSDFDAYPSKYGNPTDGPDDVQNYNLYGSSRQFPVPAPEMLYRPFAPAGPTPSVDATFDLSSDVARMHVGGEYAQTYFSVQYPASSCDVATYSRAPQDIHTSSTAHAPHALNYPYARIERADPFADPRAPPASSSAYSTVSVPVPLAFQSYAAPPESGANVLYYDSNSFTAGDQTPRWADGSDPNINVNLSVSSGFAPGAYGSEMRTPGPYDVPTSGVDPALARFDELDRPIRSHAKGEALSAGPMPMPSYVTLDYVPDPVSQTPNAAAGQGYGAQYGQSYQNHPGYTYNVATGNYDYSYGSQNSYFAYERPADLEPQRDAANASREIGGVYTSAGHYDTVQSPAETPQETAPDPGLHFGGPAPSVDVSVAPAPQAAAGEEIASEPLPPSAPAEEGEPTAFDLLSDIDFSVDRKPLTPEINVPRIPESARILEPAIAPRVAPSPAPEEEEPTGRPAEGNLFSDPGTVNRFTQEVKHLQNLVASLSNGSPGGDGSTSLDAAWRRVLDVCEAQKREDAKRSKGTAADRSPDSRLTLRSDLDARYYKQLGPHAIPLVICKRPDDANVETFWKAMFEKKIGCVVCCQTETETETQSAIFLTSAGDVTVTPEPPRSTAHWSERRLRLRVSPHAREHALTFLRPHAAPAGTSDSSRVALCDAALRASGRGGVCLLCDGGGRGASTALLLAVVCQVRAGRVDLAETLSTGMASLSRGGSAAGDPVDLLRSVLFYAQGVLRSGSPTFKGEPAAAPSAAAAPAPRPTSHRNKFSRESFEEMRQAAGLKSGDMTDPLNFLDPLWTLKKK, via the exons ATGGAGGCAGTACCAAAATTTGCTTTTATAAGTTTTGAGCTAAAGGTTAGCCCAGAAAGTACGCATTTTGGGCCAAAACTAAAACAA tATATAGCAGAGGTGTATCGAGAGGATCCTGAAAGTTATGCGAACGAAATGCATCAGTTAGAAGGCTTGCGATCTGCTGCTGTACGGCCGACGGTTGATTCTGCAGGACTCAAAGCTTTAAACAGATACTTTTGTCAACTGCGTGCTATGCAGAGTCGATTTCCGATGGCTAAAGGACAACCTGCTGCTTGCATGTTTGTTTg GAAGGATCTATATGCGAATATGAATTGTTCATTGGCAGACTTGCGATTTGAGATGGCATGTATTCTGTATAACATAGGGGCTCTTCATACTCAACTAGCATCATTTGAAACACGTACATCGGCAGACAGTCTGAAACTTGCATGTCAGCATTTTCAAAATGCCGCATGGGCTTTCCAGTACTTAAGAGAACAATACCCTCAACCGTCTGGGGCAGATGTGTCTTCAGAGattcttaaattattacaagagATATGTTTTGCACAAGCTCAAGAGTGTATATTGGACAAAAGCAGACAGGATACAAGGAAACCCAGTGTTATCG GTTCTGTAGCAACACAggttttacatttttacaaaaactcaatGGCTATACTGGGTCCCTCGACGGGGACAGATAACATCCATGAGATAATCGGCACCAAATTATACAACAACTGGTATCGCCACTTGTCCTTTAAGGCCTCCTACATTGGTTGCATTGTTTCGTTATATCAAG GAATAAGTGCTGAAGAACAGCAGAAAATGGGTGAGCGTGTCGCTTGCTACCAGCTTGCTGTCGATAAATTGAATGAAGCTCGAAAGTTAGCAAAATACATCGAACCAGTGCAAGCGACCCAAGAAGGTCTCACCTTCACAAACGACATAGTTGAGGGCAAACGAAAAGCCGCCAAGAACGAAAATGAGTTTATATACCATGAAGAAGTTCCCGAACAAGATATGCTAACTGAAATGAAGCCCGTGTGCTTAGTAAAAGCTGTAGCGATCGATTTCAACGACCCCGAG GTGGCGGGCACCGACGTGTTCGCTCGGCTGGTGCCTCTGGGCGCGCACGAGGCGGCCTCGCTGTACTCGGAGCGGAAGGCGCAGCTTCTGAGGCAAGTGGGCGCCCAGGCCGACGCCAAGGATCTAGAGCTCACGGAGTTCCTGTCGTCGCTTCAGCTCGATCAGCTGGACCGTCTGGACGATGACGACCAAAA GATTCCGCAGGAGGTCGTGGACCGATGTGCGGCCATGAACGCCGACACGGACATGATCACCACCCTCGCCGGCTCCATGAACGCTCTCGCTGAACTCATCACCGACGTCGAGCACGCGCTCGCGGACATCGAGGCCGTCATACAG GAGGAGAACGAGGCGGAGAAGCGGTACCAGAAGGCGATGGGCCCGCGGCCGCCGTCGCTGGTGCAGACGGAGCTGGCCAGGGAGCTGCACAAGTACCGCGAGGCGCACGCGCGCACCGCCGACAGCAACGCCGTGCTGCACAAGGCCATGACGCTGCACATCGCCAACCTGCAGTCGCTGGCGCGTCCGCTGTCCGAGCTGATGGGCGCGCTGCCCGGCGTCGCGCGGTTGCCCGCCCCGGACCGCGACGCGATGCGCGAGATGCGCCGGGTGCTCGCCAAGGCGCACGAAATGCGCGCGCAGCGCCACGCCCTGCTGGACGAGCTGCGCGTCGCGCTCGCCGCCGACGACGTGACGCCTCGACTGCTGGCCGACCCCGCGAGCGACCGCGACCGCCTCTTCGACCTCGAGATCGAAAAGCACACCCCCCGGGTCAAGATAATCGAACAGAATTTGGCGGCCCAGGAGAACGTCATCAACCGCCTGACCTCGCTGTACGCCGCGTACGGGGACTCGCGGCGCCTGCTCGCCGACGTGCTGCGCAAGCGAGACGCCACGCTCAACG GTCTGATAACGTCGTACGACAGCTTCGGCGAGCTCGTCAACAAGTCGACCAAGGGGCTGGAGTTCTACCGCAAGCTCCAACACAACTTGACGGCGCTGCTCGCGCGGGCCCGCTCCGTTTGTCAGGTGCAGCGCGAGGAGCGAGCCCAACTCGGCGAAGCCGCCCCCGCCCCGCTCGCCGGCCCCGCTCCGGTCGCCGCCGCCGCCGCAGCTCCCGCTCCCGCTTCCTCGGCTGCGCCCAAGCTCAAAGACTATCTGCCCTACATGAAGAACAGGACGTCGTCCAGGACGGTCCCGCCACAAG GTCCCTCGCAGCCGCAGCCCGCTTCGTCGCCCGAATTCTTCTGCCCCTCGGCCGTCCGCCCCGCGCCCCTCGGCTCCGAAG CCACGGACGTCGGCCTCGTCGGGGGTCTCCCGGACGGCGTGTCGTCGGGGGCCTACGCCCAGAGTCCGCCCCCCTACGCGCCCTCCGATTTCGACGCCTACCCGTCCAAGTACGGGAATCCCACCGACGGACCCGACGATGTCCAAAACTACAATCTCTACGGCTCCTCGCGACAGTTCCCGGTTCCGGCGCCGGAGATGCTCTACCGCCCGTTCGCCCCCGCGGGCCCGACGCCGTCGGTCGACGCGACCTTCGACCTGAGCTCCGACGTGGCGCGGATGCACGTGGGCGGCGAGTACGCGCAGACGTACTTCAGCGTGCAGTACCCGGCCAGCAGCTGCGACGTCGCCACGTACAGTCGGGCGCCGCAGGACATCCACACGAGCAGCACGGCGCACGCGCCTCACGCTCTCAACTACCCCTACGCGCGGATCGAGCGAGCCGACCCCTTCGCCGACCCCCGAGCTCCGCCGGCCTCGTCGAGCGCGTACTCGACGGTGTCGGTCCCGGTCCCTCTCGCGTTCCAGTCCTACGCCGCCCCTCCCGAGTCGGGGGCGAACGTTCTGTACTACGACTCCAACTCTTTCACCGCCGGCGACCAGACGCCCCGCTGGGCCGACGGCTCCGATCCCAATATAAACGTGAATCTTAGCGTTTCGAGCGGATTCGCTCCGGGCGCCTACGGCTCCGAGATGCGGACGCCGGGCCCCTACGACGTTCCGACCTCCGGGGTCGACCCCGCTCTGGCTCGGTTCGACGAACTAGACAGACCTATAAGATCCCACGCCAAGGGGGAGGCCCTGTCCGCCGGGCCGATGCCGATGCCGAGTTACGTGACGCTCGACTACGTTCCGGATCCGGTTTCCCAAACTCCGAACGCGGCGGCGGGCCAGGGGTACGGGGCGCAGTACGGCCAGAGCTACCAGAACCATCCCGGGTACACGTACAACGTCGCCACCGGAAACTACGACTACAGCTACGGCTCCCAGAACTCCTACTTCGCCTACGAGCGACCGGCCGACCTCGAACCCCAGAGAGACGCGGCGAACGCGAGTCGGGAGATCGGCGGCGTGTACACCAGCGCCGGACACTACGACACGGTGCAGTCCCCGGCCGAAACCCCGCAGGAGACCGCGCCGGACCCGGGACTCCACTTCGGCGGCCCGGCCCCGTCCGTCGACGTCTCGGTCGCGCCCGCTCCGCAAG CGGCGGCTGGCGAGGAGATCGCGAGCGAGCCGCTCCCTCCCTCCGCCCCCGCGGAGGAGGGGGAACCGACCGCCTTCGATCTGCTCTCCGACATAGATTTCAGCGTCGACCGAAAACCGTTGACTCCCGAAATAAACGTCCCCCGGATCCCGGAGAGCGCCCGGATCCTCGAGCCTGCGATCGCTCCGAGGGTCGCTCCGAGTCCCGCGCCGGAGGAGGAGGAGCCGACGGGGCGACCCGCCGAAGGGAATCTCTTCTCGGACCCCGGCACCGTCAACCGGTTCACCCAGGAGgttaaacatttacaaaatctGGTCGCTTCCCTGTCGAACGGGAGCCCCGGCGGCGACGGGTCGACGTCGCTCGACGCCGCCTGGAGACGAGTGCTGGACGTTTGCGAGGCGCAA AAACGAGAAGACGCGAAGAGGTCGAAGGGCACAGCCGCGGATAGATCGCCCGACTCGAGATTGACGCTCAGATCCGATCTCGACGCCCGCTATTATAAG CAACTGGGGCCTCATGCGATCCCCCTCGTGATATGTAAACGTCCCGACGACGCCAACGTCGAAACGTTCTGGAAAGCGATGTTTGAGAAAAAGATCGGTTGCGTCGTCTGCTGCCAGACGGAGACGGAGACCGAG ACGCAGAGCGCGATCTTCCTCACGTCCGCCGGCGACGTCACGGTGACGCCGGAACCTCCGCGTTCGACCGCGCACTGGAGCGAGCGCCGTCTGCGCCTGCGCGTCTCGCCCCACGCCCGCGAGCACGCGCTCACGTTCCTCCGGCCGCACGCGGCGCCCGCCGG GACGTCGGACTCGTCGCGGGTGGCCCTGTGCGACGCGGCGCTGCGAGCGAGCGGCCGGGGCGGGGTGTGCCTCCTCTGCGACGGCGGAGGCCGAGGCGCTTCGACGGCGCTGCTGTTGGCCGTCGTGTGCCAAGTGCGCGCCGGGCGCGTGGACCTCGCCG AGACCTTATCGACGGGGATGGCGTCTCTGAGTCGAGGAGGCAGCGCAGCGGGAGACCCCGTCGACCTGCTCCGCTCGGTGCTCTTCTACGCGCAGGGCGTTCTGCGCTCCG GTTCCCCGACGTTCAAAGGAGAGCCGGCGGCGGCGCCGAGCGCGGCGGCGGCCCCGGCTCCCCGGCCGACGTCGCATCGGAACAAGTTCAGCCGCGAGTCCTTCGAGGAGATGCGGCAGGCGGCGGGACTCAAGAGCGGCGACATGACCGACCCCCTGAACTTCCTGGATCCGCTTTGGACCCTCAAAAAGAAATAG